In a single window of the Nicotiana tomentosiformis chromosome 10, ASM39032v3, whole genome shotgun sequence genome:
- the LOC138900444 gene encoding uncharacterized protein has translation MRKKRSLRKLGLFLVLLFLNPSMGNLDGMSTNALSKERFLWVQCHYMEKFYTILRKITTSAEQQNSSVGTTAAMTTTSSSCTTPAPAMAPTEKPEKFFGVDFKRWQQKMFFYMTTPSLQRFINDDVPVLGEETPENDCLEDGLYNVYSIMKTSRELWNALEKKYNTEDAGLKKFVAAKFLDFKMVDGKSVITQVQELQVIVHDLLAEAQEMTLEDLIVRLQLEEDNKAAEKKSRGNSIIMGANIVEEASTSKKRKKSSGPKNYPSKKKFKGNCHNCGMVGHKAAECRAPKKDKKKIQANMIEKNDKIDDLCATLSECNLVRNPRERWIDSGATRHVCANKELFTSYAPAGPNGTVFMANFATTKIEGTGKITLKMTSGKIVTLNDVLHVLEMRKNLVSTSLLVKNGFKVKIGPKTVDYVFIGYSRNSKAYRFLVHKSENSHIHINTVIESDNAEFFENIYPYKNEYESSSKKSKRPREEEKESTFNEENPRRSKRQRTTTSFGSNFLTFLLENEPQTFKESMSSSEAQYWKEAVNSEIGSILSNHTWELVDLPPGNKPLGSKWIFKIKMKADDTIDKYKVRLVVKWFRQREGLDNFDTYSPVTRITSIWELIALAAVYDLQILDECKDNLLKWRFRGRNLYVTT, from the exons atgagaaagaagaGGAGCTTGAGGAAGCTGGGATTGTTTCTGGTGCTACTTTTTTTGAATCCATCTATGGGAAATCTTGATGGAATGAGCACTAATGCACTGAGCAAAGAAAGATTCCTGTG GGTACAGTGCCACTACATGGAGAAATTTTACACCATCTTAAG AAAAATAACAACAAGTGCGGAACAACAAAATAGTTCTGTTGGGACTACTGCTGCAATGACAACTACGTCTTCAAGTTGCACAACTCCTGCACCGGCGATGGCACCGACAGAAAAACCCGAAAAGTTTTTCGGTGTGGACTTTAAGCGTTGGCAGCAGAAAATGTTCTTCTACATGACCACACCCAGTTTACAGCGCTTTATCAACGACGACGTTCCAGTTCTGGGAGAAGAAACTCCTGAAAATGA TTGCTTGGAAGACGGCTTGTACAATGTTTATAGCATCATGAAAACATCAAGAGAATTGTGGAATGCTCTTGAAAAGAAGTACAATACTGAAGATGCTGGACTAAAGAAGTTTGTGGCCGCCAAATTTTTGGATTTCAAAATGGTTGACGGTAAATCTGTCATAACGCAAGTCCAAGAATTGCAAGTTATTGTTCATGACCTCCTAGCTGAAG CGCAGGAGATGACGCTTGAAGACCTTATTGTTCGTCTACAGCTTGAAGAGGACAACAAGGCTgctgagaagaagtctcgtggaaattcaataATTATGGGTGCAAATATTGTCGAGGAAGCTTCAACgagcaaaaagagaaagaagtcgTCTGGTCCAAAGAATTACCCAAGCAAAAAGAAGTTCAAAGGTAATTGCCACAACTGTGGAATGGTTGGACATAAGGCTGCTGAATGTCGTGCACCAAAGAAGGACAAGAAGAAAATTCAAGCAAACATGATTGAGAAGAATGATAAAATAGACGATTTATGTGCCACGCTTTCGGAGTGCAACCTAGTCAGAAATCCTAGAGAACGGTGGATTGATTCGGGGGCAACTCGTCATGTTTGTGCTAACAAGGAGTTGTTTACttcttatgctcctgctggacccaaCGGGACAGTTTTTATGGCAAATTTCGCTACTACAAAAATTGAAGGAACGGGCAAGATAACTTTGAAGATGACTTCTGGCAAGATTGTGACTCTAAATGATGTCCTTCATGTTCTTGAAATGCGGAAGAATTTAGTATCGACATCACTTCTAGTCAAGAATGGCTTTAA ggtgaaGATTGGACCGAAAACGGTTGATTACGTTTTCATAGGATATTCAagaaatagtaaagcatatcgttttctggttcataaatcagaaaattcccatattcatattaatacggtaatcgaatccgataatgctgaattctttgagaatatttatccaTATAAAAATGAATATGAGTCGTCTAGTAAAAAATCTAAGCGACctcgagaagaagaaaaggaaagtacGTTTAATGAGgaaaatccaagacgtagtaaacgtcaaaggacaacTACTTCCTTTGGATCAAATTTTCTgacatttttgttggaaaatgagcctcaaacgttCAAAGAATCAATGTCTTCCTCGGAAGCACAatattggaaagaggcagtcaatagtgagataggATCCATATTAAGTAACCAtacttgggaattggttgatcttcctccgggaaataaacctttgggttctaaatggattttcaaaataaaaatgaaagctgatgatactattgacaaatataaggtacGATTAGTTGTTAAATGgtttagacaacgagaaggtcttgatAACTTTGACACATACTCACCGGTAACAAGGATTACATCTATCTGGGAGTTAATAGCGTTAGCCGCCGTGTATGACCTTCAAATCCTAGATGAATGTAAAGacaaccttcttaaatggagatttagaggaagaaatctatatgtaacaacctga
- the LOC104101636 gene encoding serine carboxypeptidase-like 50, which translates to MECRLGQCLLLLLLLFNIFYCFLPCSSAAILHSSFPKEALPTNSGYLTVNSTTGSAIFYTYYEAQKPINPLSQTPIVIWLQGGPGCSSMLGNFYELGPWRVSSSLRHNVEHISLEPNPGSWNRIFGLLFLDNPIGTGFSIAASPEEIPRNQNDIAKHLFVATRKFLSLDRSFKTRPIYFTGESYAGKYVPAFGYYILKRNACLPESSRVNLAGIAIGNGLTDPVTQVGTHALNAYYSGLINEKEKIQLEKLQDEAIMLTKNDNWSEATEARSRVLRTLVNMTGLADIHDFRRLKPYEDELIVKFLSNVDFKKVLKAKETIVFDECSELVGNVLHDDMMKSVKYMVEFLVKNTRVLLYQGQCDFQDGVVSTEAWMKKMKWEGIGKFLEAKRKVWRVNEELAGYVQKWGSLSHVVVSNAGHLVATDQAVNSQIMIEDWISERGLFATDQIKQKPTTLRNVL; encoded by the coding sequence ATGGAGTGCAGACTAGGACAATGTCTCCTCCTTTTGCTCCTCTTATTCAACATCTTCTATTGCTTCCTCCCCTGCTCATCAGCAGCAATTCTACACTCTTCATTTCCTAAAGAAGCCCTCCCTACCAACTCTGGCTACCTCACTGTCAACTCGACCACCGGCTCCGCCATTTTCTACACTTACTATGAAGCTCAGAAGCCTATCAACCCTCTTTCTCAAACCCCAATTGTTATTTGGCTCCAAGGTGGTCCTGGCTGCTCTTCCATGCTCGGAAACTTTTACGAGCTTGGCCCTTGGCGTGTGTCCTCTTCTCTGAGACATAACGTCGAACACATTTCACTTGAGCCCAATCCGGGCTCTTGGAATCGGATTTTTGGCCTCCTGTTTCTTGATAATCCTATAGGAACTGGATTTAGCATTGCTGCAAGTCCAGAAGAGATCCCTAGGAACCAAAATGACATTGCCAAACACCTTTTTGTAGCAACAAGGAAATTTCTTTCGCTGGATCGGTCGTTCAAAACTCGGCCTATTTACTTCACTGGTGAGAGTTATGCTGGCAAATATGTACCAGCATTTGGATATTATATACTGAAAAGGAATGCGTGTTTGCCTGAATCAAGCCGGGTGAATTTAGCTGGTATTGCCATTGGAAATGGACTGACTGATCCAGTAACTCAAGTGGGGACTCATGCTCTGAATGCTTACTATTCTGGTTTGATCaatgaaaaggaaaagatacaatTGGAGAAACTTCAAGATGAGGCTATTATGCTAACCAAAAATGATAATTGGAGTGAGGCGACAGAAGCTAGATCAAGGGTCTTGAGGACATTGGTGAACATGACAGGACTCGCGGATATACATGACTTTAGGAGGCTCAAACCATATGAAGATGAATTGATAGTAAAATTTCTAAGCAATGTAGATTTTAAGAAGGTTTTAAAAGCAAAGGAAACGATAGTTTTCGACGAGTGTAGTGAGTTGGTAGGCAATGTGTtgcatgatgatatgatgaagagtGTGAAATACATGGTCGAATTCTTGGTTAAGAACACTAGAGTGTTGTTGTACCAGGGGCAGTGTGATTTTCAAGACGGAGTGGTGTCAACTGAGGCGtggatgaagaagatgaagtGGGAAGGAATTGGCAAGTTTTTGGAGGCGAAACGTAAGGTTTGGAGAGTGAATGAAGAGTTAGCTGGATATGTGCAGAAATGGGGGAGTTTGAGCCATGTTGTTGTGTCAAATGCTGGACATCTTGTAGCTACTGATCAGGCAGTGAATTCTCAGATAATGATTGAAGATTGGATATCAGAAAGGGGACTATTTGCCACTGATCAGATTAAGCAAAAGCCAACTACTTTGAGGAATGTACTATGA